In a genomic window of Streptomyces noursei ATCC 11455:
- a CDS encoding APC family permease, producing the protein MSKLTDVPKRILIGRALRSDRLAETLLPKRIALPVFASDPLSSVAYAPGEVLLVLSVAGVSAYHFSPWIAVAVVVLMFTVVASYRQNVHAYPSGGGDYEVATTNLGPKAGLTVASALLVDYVLTVAVSISSGVENLGSAVPFVVEHKTLCAIAIIVLLTLMNLRGVKESGKLFAIPTYVFVAGVFIMILWGAIRGLVLGDTMKAPTADYTIHAEQGGLAGFALIFLLLRAFSSGCAALTGVEAISNGVPAFRKPKSKNAATTLALMGGLAVTMFCGIIALAMTTHVRMAENPATDLLNNGKPLGSGYTQNPVISQVAEAVFGKGSFLFVVLAAATALVLFLAANTAYNGFPLLGSILAQDRYLPRQLHTRGDRLAFSNGIVLLAGAATVLVYLYGADSTRLIQLYIVGVFVSFTLSQIGMVRHWNRHLVGEKDPAKRRKMYRSRAINAFGAFFTGLVLVVVLLTKFTHGAWVALLGMVIFFVTMTAIRRHYDRVSDEIAAPDMPDDDVVRPSRVHAIVLVSKLHKPTLRALNYAKLMRSDSLEAVSVDVDQADTRALRDEWERRGIEVPLKVLASPYREITRPIIDYVKSLRRESPRDAVSVYIPEYVVGHWYEHLLHNQSALRLKGRLLFTPGVMVTSVPWQLDSSEAAKKRARKRAEWDAPGAVRRGQVTGSEKESAAIKK; encoded by the coding sequence GTGTCCAAACTGACCGACGTGCCCAAACGGATCTTGATCGGGCGCGCACTGCGCAGCGACAGGTTGGCGGAGACCCTTCTCCCCAAGCGCATCGCACTCCCCGTCTTCGCCTCCGACCCGCTCTCCTCCGTGGCGTACGCGCCCGGCGAGGTGCTGCTGGTCCTGTCCGTGGCGGGAGTCTCGGCGTACCACTTCAGCCCGTGGATCGCGGTCGCGGTCGTGGTGCTGATGTTCACCGTCGTCGCGTCGTACCGGCAGAACGTGCACGCCTACCCGAGCGGCGGCGGCGACTACGAGGTCGCCACCACCAACCTCGGGCCGAAGGCGGGCCTGACCGTCGCCAGCGCGCTGCTGGTCGACTACGTCCTGACCGTCGCGGTCTCCATCTCCTCAGGAGTGGAGAACCTCGGCTCCGCGGTCCCGTTCGTCGTCGAGCACAAGACGCTGTGCGCCATCGCCATCATCGTGCTGCTGACCTTGATGAACCTGCGCGGCGTCAAGGAGTCCGGCAAGCTCTTCGCGATCCCCACGTACGTCTTCGTGGCCGGCGTCTTCATCATGATCCTCTGGGGCGCGATCCGCGGCCTGGTCCTCGGCGACACCATGAAGGCGCCCACCGCCGACTACACCATCCACGCCGAGCAGGGCGGCCTCGCCGGCTTCGCCCTGATCTTCCTGCTGCTGCGCGCCTTCTCCTCCGGCTGCGCCGCGCTCACCGGCGTCGAGGCGATCTCCAACGGCGTGCCCGCCTTCCGCAAGCCGAAGTCGAAGAACGCCGCGACCACCCTCGCCCTCATGGGCGGGCTGGCCGTCACCATGTTCTGCGGCATCATCGCGCTGGCCATGACCACCCACGTCCGGATGGCCGAGAACCCGGCCACCGACCTGTTGAACAACGGCAAGCCGCTGGGCTCCGGCTACACCCAGAACCCGGTCATCTCGCAGGTCGCCGAGGCGGTCTTCGGCAAGGGCAGCTTCCTCTTCGTCGTGCTGGCCGCGGCCACCGCGCTGGTCCTCTTCCTCGCCGCCAACACCGCCTACAACGGCTTCCCGCTGCTCGGCTCGATCCTCGCCCAGGACCGCTACCTGCCGCGCCAGCTGCACACCCGCGGCGACCGGCTGGCCTTCTCCAACGGCATCGTCCTGCTGGCCGGCGCCGCCACCGTCCTGGTCTACCTCTACGGCGCGGACTCCACCCGCCTGATCCAGCTCTACATCGTCGGCGTCTTCGTCTCCTTCACCCTCAGCCAGATCGGCATGGTCCGGCACTGGAACCGCCACCTGGTGGGCGAGAAGGACCCCGCCAAGCGCCGCAAGATGTACCGCTCCCGCGCCATCAACGCCTTCGGTGCCTTCTTCACCGGCCTCGTCCTCGTCGTCGTCCTCCTGACGAAGTTCACCCACGGCGCCTGGGTCGCCCTCCTCGGCATGGTCATCTTCTTCGTGACCATGACCGCGATCCGCCGCCACTACGACCGGGTGTCCGACGAGATCGCCGCCCCGGACATGCCCGACGACGACGTGGTCCGCCCCTCCCGCGTGCACGCCATCGTCCTGGTCTCCAAGCTCCACAAGCCCACCCTGCGCGCCCTGAACTACGCCAAGCTGATGCGCTCGGACTCCCTCGAAGCGGTCAGCGTCGACGTCGACCAGGCCGACACCCGGGCCCTGCGCGACGAGTGGGAGCGCCGCGGCATCGAGGTCCCGCTGAAGGTCCTCGCCTCCCCGTACCGCGAGATCACCCGGCCGATCATCGACTACGTCAAGTCGCTGCGCCGGGAGAGCCCCCGGGACGCCGTCTCCGTCTACATCCCCGAGTACGTCGTCGGCCACTGGTACGAGCACCTGCTCCACAACCAGTCCGCACTGCGCCTGAAGGGACGTCTCCTGTTCACCCCCGGCGTCATGGTCACCTCGGTGCCCTGGCAGCTCGACTCCTCCGAAGCCGCCAAGAAGCGCGCCCGCAAGCGCGCCGAGTGGGACGCGCCCGGCGCGGTCCGGCGCGGCCAGGTCACCGGGTCGGAGAAGGAATCCGCGGCCATCAAGAAGTGA
- a CDS encoding TIGR02680 family protein, whose product MTALPGPELPGPALPVPAPGRWRPLRIGLVDLFHYDVEEFWFRDGRLLLRGNNGTGKSKVLALTLPFLLDGDLSARRVEPDGDPGKRMEWNLLLGGAHPYPERLGYTWIEFGRLDGSTGEAHFRTLLCGLKAVAGRGIARHWFAVTRQRVGAGLDLLDATGTALSRDRLAEAVGGHGMVYDTAKAYRRAVDEALFGLGERRYGALVDLLIQLRQPQLSKRPSEAALSRALTEALPPMDQAVVADAAEAFRSLDEEKEELRAAREAEQASSAFLDHYRRYARLASRRRARLPRREHARYENLQRELARAQVDRDRALVDREEARERGAALDERAARLAAQDATLRSRPEMRDARALDRAADDASRTAAELKRAEADRRTAAEAHTRALGRLATADNRLTAAREALDGIRDRVAESAGAARLDLPRTAGAPDAVLRREADEATASRRRAVEHVAELVTRAEQAEERHRAAWLRADEADEEAVHAEERLAEAEEDVAREGRALVTAVREHLSGCVELRVPVLPGVLDAVQDWAGGLDGPPPARTAASEAHRAAASRLADRAAGLAHREAATAERQRLAVEELTALETGRQRGPAAPPTRTPGVRDRGPGAPLWRLVDFRPHVTEADRAGLEAALEASGILDAWVRPDGSAVVADGHDVLLDPVGLLGGTGLDRALCPAVDPADAGAAAVGEETVARLLASIGLAGGDGHGEASWEAGGHDTWVCADGRFRVGALTGSWAKDSAQYVGEGAREQARRVRIGELRAEIDGLRAERERLAEESRTVAGRRAVLDAELAALPGDDDLRHAHARVTAAAEAVRRARARRDERAAELAPAAERADRAAAELADTASALHLPADHTALGAVRQALADHTALLAALWPALRERAEAERAVTGEREETSRADLLVSELAERAAEAARVAAAADEHLATLRSTVGAAVAELQRQLEETAEAARVCEHEQRQARAEHGDADRRASRAEGRIERLAEDVTEATAAREEAVAALQRFAATGLLAVALPDIDVPDDGTGTWAASPAVALARAVESRLSSVDDTDAAWERVQKRLSEEFGRLQDALSRHGHTATARPSEDGMRVGIVYQGRERAVPELAEALAVEVAELTRILSAREREILQTHLITEVAGTLQEMIGAAERQVAAMNRELEERPTSTGMKLRLVWRASRRAPQGLAQARERLRQSADAWSPEDRAAVGAFLQEQIAHRQADDSAGSWLEDLTAALDYRSWHEFGVERHQHGKWVPATGPASGGERVLAASVPLFAAASSHYASAGGAHAPRLVTLDEAFAGVDDDSRAKCLGLLRAFDLDVVMTSEREWACYPQVPGIAIAQLSRVDDIDAVLVTRWEWDGSERRRGTEPGARPDAFAAAAGAGETGEGADGPVSPSGEPGWTAVVDSSGGQGALWT is encoded by the coding sequence GTGACCGCGCTCCCCGGCCCCGAGTTGCCCGGCCCCGCGCTGCCCGTTCCCGCGCCCGGCCGGTGGCGGCCCCTGCGCATCGGACTCGTCGATCTCTTCCACTACGACGTCGAGGAGTTCTGGTTCCGCGACGGCCGGCTGCTGCTGCGCGGCAACAATGGCACCGGCAAGTCGAAGGTGCTCGCCCTCACCCTCCCGTTCCTCCTGGACGGCGACCTCTCCGCCCGCCGCGTCGAACCAGACGGCGACCCCGGCAAGCGCATGGAATGGAACCTGCTCCTGGGCGGCGCGCACCCGTATCCCGAACGGCTCGGCTACACCTGGATCGAGTTCGGACGACTCGACGGCAGCACGGGCGAGGCGCACTTCCGCACCCTGCTGTGCGGGCTGAAGGCGGTCGCCGGACGAGGCATCGCCCGCCACTGGTTCGCGGTCACCCGCCAGCGGGTCGGCGCCGGTCTCGACCTGCTGGACGCGACCGGGACGGCACTGTCCCGGGACCGGCTCGCCGAGGCCGTCGGCGGCCACGGCATGGTGTACGACACGGCGAAGGCCTACCGCAGGGCGGTCGACGAAGCCCTGTTCGGGCTGGGGGAGCGGCGCTACGGCGCCCTCGTCGACCTCCTGATCCAGTTGCGCCAGCCCCAGCTGTCCAAGCGACCCAGCGAGGCCGCCCTGTCCCGGGCACTGACCGAGGCGCTGCCGCCGATGGACCAGGCGGTCGTCGCCGACGCGGCGGAGGCGTTCCGGTCGCTGGACGAGGAGAAGGAGGAACTGCGGGCGGCCCGCGAGGCGGAACAGGCGTCCTCGGCGTTCCTCGACCACTACCGCCGCTACGCCCGCCTCGCCTCCCGGCGCCGCGCCCGCCTGCCCCGCCGCGAACACGCCCGGTACGAGAACTTGCAACGGGAACTCGCCAGGGCACAGGTGGACCGGGACCGGGCCTTGGTGGACCGCGAGGAGGCCAGGGAGAGGGGTGCCGCCCTCGACGAGCGGGCCGCGCGGCTGGCCGCTCAGGACGCCACGCTGCGGTCCCGGCCCGAGATGCGCGACGCCCGCGCGCTCGACCGGGCGGCGGACGACGCCTCCCGCACGGCCGCAGAGCTGAAGCGGGCCGAGGCGGACCGGCGTACGGCGGCCGAGGCACACACCCGGGCCCTGGGCCGGCTCGCCACCGCGGACAACCGGCTCACGGCCGCCCGTGAGGCGCTGGACGGCATCCGGGACCGGGTGGCCGAGAGCGCCGGGGCCGCCCGGCTCGACCTCCCCAGGACGGCGGGAGCCCCCGACGCGGTGCTGCGCCGGGAGGCGGACGAGGCGACCGCGAGCAGGCGGCGCGCCGTCGAGCATGTGGCGGAGCTCGTCACGCGGGCCGAGCAGGCCGAGGAGCGGCACCGAGCCGCCTGGCTGCGCGCCGACGAGGCCGACGAGGAGGCCGTGCACGCCGAGGAGCGGCTGGCCGAGGCGGAGGAGGACGTCGCCCGGGAGGGGCGGGCGCTGGTCACGGCCGTACGGGAGCACCTCTCCGGATGCGTGGAGCTGCGGGTGCCCGTGCTGCCCGGGGTCCTGGACGCCGTACAGGACTGGGCCGGCGGTCTGGACGGCCCGCCGCCGGCCCGTACGGCGGCGAGCGAGGCGCATCGCGCCGCCGCCTCCCGCCTGGCCGACCGGGCGGCCGGACTGGCCCACCGCGAGGCGGCGACGGCGGAGCGGCAGCGGCTGGCGGTGGAGGAACTGACCGCTCTCGAAACGGGTCGTCAGCGCGGCCCCGCGGCTCCCCCCACGCGCACACCCGGCGTGCGGGACCGGGGCCCCGGCGCTCCGCTGTGGCGGCTGGTCGACTTCCGCCCGCACGTCACCGAGGCGGACCGCGCGGGACTGGAAGCCGCGCTGGAGGCGTCAGGGATCCTCGACGCCTGGGTGCGCCCGGACGGCTCCGCGGTCGTGGCGGACGGCCATGACGTGCTGCTCGACCCGGTCGGGCTGCTCGGCGGGACCGGACTCGACCGCGCGCTGTGCCCGGCGGTCGACCCCGCGGACGCGGGGGCCGCCGCCGTGGGGGAGGAGACGGTCGCGCGCTTGCTCGCCTCGATCGGGTTGGCGGGCGGCGACGGGCACGGCGAGGCCTCCTGGGAGGCCGGTGGCCACGACACCTGGGTCTGCGCGGACGGGCGCTTCCGCGTCGGGGCGCTCACCGGGAGTTGGGCCAAGGACAGCGCCCAGTACGTGGGGGAAGGAGCGCGGGAACAGGCACGCCGCGTCCGCATCGGGGAACTGCGCGCCGAGATCGACGGCCTGAGGGCGGAGCGGGAACGACTGGCCGAGGAGTCCCGCACCGTGGCCGGGCGCCGTGCGGTGCTGGACGCCGAACTCGCCGCACTGCCCGGCGACGACGACCTGCGGCACGCCCACGCACGCGTCACCGCCGCGGCCGAGGCGGTCCGTCGCGCCCGTGCCCGGCGGGACGAACGGGCCGCGGAACTGGCTCCGGCGGCGGAGCGGGCCGACCGTGCGGCGGCCGAACTCGCCGACACCGCGTCGGCCCTGCACCTCCCCGCCGACCACACGGCACTGGGCGCCGTGCGCCAGGCGCTCGCCGACCACACCGCCCTCCTGGCGGCCCTGTGGCCCGCACTGCGCGAACGCGCGGAGGCCGAGCGCGCGGTGACCGGTGAGCGGGAGGAGACCAGCCGGGCCGACCTCCTCGTGTCCGAACTCGCGGAGCGCGCTGCGGAGGCGGCTCGGGTGGCCGCGGCGGCGGACGAACACCTCGCGACGCTCCGCTCCACCGTCGGAGCGGCCGTGGCCGAGCTGCAGAGGCAACTGGAGGAGACGGCCGAGGCGGCCCGGGTCTGCGAGCACGAGCAGCGGCAGGCCCGGGCGGAGCACGGTGACGCCGACCGGCGGGCCAGCCGCGCCGAGGGACGCATCGAGCGGCTCGCCGAGGACGTCACCGAGGCGACCGCCGCGCGGGAGGAAGCCGTCGCGGCGCTACAGCGGTTCGCCGCGACGGGGCTGCTCGCCGTCGCGCTGCCGGACATCGACGTGCCGGACGACGGCACAGGGACGTGGGCGGCGAGCCCCGCCGTCGCCCTCGCGCGAGCCGTGGAGTCCCGGCTCTCCTCGGTCGACGACACCGACGCGGCCTGGGAGCGCGTGCAGAAACGGCTGAGCGAGGAGTTCGGCAGGCTCCAGGACGCGCTGTCGCGGCACGGCCACACCGCCACCGCCCGCCCGAGCGAGGACGGTATGCGGGTCGGCATCGTCTACCAGGGCCGGGAACGGGCCGTGCCCGAACTCGCCGAGGCACTGGCTGTGGAGGTCGCGGAACTGACCCGCATCCTGTCCGCACGCGAGCGCGAGATCCTCCAGACCCATCTGATCACCGAGGTCGCCGGGACCCTCCAGGAAATGATCGGGGCGGCCGAACGGCAGGTGGCCGCCATGAACAGGGAGCTGGAGGAGCGCCCGACCTCCACGGGCATGAAGCTGCGGCTGGTGTGGAGAGCGTCCCGCCGGGCCCCGCAGGGACTGGCCCAAGCCCGCGAACGGCTGCGTCAGTCGGCCGACGCGTGGTCGCCCGAGGACCGGGCCGCAGTCGGCGCGTTCCTCCAGGAGCAGATCGCACACCGGCAGGCCGACGACAGCGCCGGCAGCTGGCTGGAGGACCTCACCGCCGCCCTCGACTACCGGTCCTGGCACGAGTTCGGCGTCGAACGCCACCAGCACGGCAAGTGGGTACCGGCCACCGGACCCGCCTCGGGCGGGGAGCGGGTACTGGCCGCATCCGTACCCCTGTTCGCCGCCGCATCCTCGCACTACGCGAGCGCGGGCGGCGCGCACGCCCCGCGCCTGGTCACCCTGGACGAGGCGTTCGCCGGCGTCGACGACGACTCGCGCGCCAAGTGCCTCGGTCTGCTGCGCGCCTTCGACCTCGACGTCGTCATGACCAGCGAACGGGAATGGGCCTGCTACCCCCAGGTGCCGGGCATCGCCATCGCCCAGCTCTCCCGCGTCGACGACATCGACGCCGTACTGGTGACGCGGTGGGAATGGGACGGCAGCGAACGGCGGCGCGGCACGGAGCCCGGTGCCCGGCCGGACGCGTTCGCGGCGGCTGCCGGTGCCGGCGAAACCGGCGAGGGGGCCGACGGACCGGTGAGTCCTTCCGGTGAGCCAGGGTGGACCGCCGTCGTCGACAGCTCCGGCGGACAGGGGGCCCTGTGGACGTGA
- a CDS encoding class I SAM-dependent RNA methyltransferase — translation MQPDTPPEPRKSLVGEEYEVEIGPVAHGGHCIARTETGQVLFVRHTLPGERVRARVTDGEEGARFLRADAVEILSPSKDRVEAPCPFSGPGRCGGCDWQHAAPGAQRRLKAAVVSEQLARLAGLTPEESGWDGTVEPAPGDKVAKGEVPAWRTRVQYAVDADGHPGLRKHRSHDIEPVTHCMIAAPGVSELGIERRTWPQIATVEAIAATGSHDRQVVLTPRPGGRLPIVELDKPVSVLRVNEKDGGVHRVHGRPFVRERAAGRTWRVGNGGFWQVHPKAADLLVEAVMQGLMPKRGDMALDLYCGVGLFAGALAERVGDKGAVLGIESSKRAVEDARHNLADLDRVRIEQGKVEQILPRTGITDVDLVVLDPPRAGAGKQTVHHLATLTPRRIAYVACDPAALARDLAYFREVGYAPRRMRAFDLFPMTHHVECVAILEKAAKGS, via the coding sequence ATGCAGCCGGACACGCCGCCGGAACCCAGGAAGTCACTGGTCGGCGAGGAGTACGAGGTCGAGATCGGCCCGGTCGCGCACGGCGGGCACTGCATCGCCCGCACGGAGACCGGACAGGTGCTCTTCGTCCGGCACACCCTGCCCGGCGAACGCGTCCGTGCCCGCGTCACCGACGGCGAGGAGGGCGCCCGCTTCCTGCGCGCCGACGCCGTCGAGATCCTCTCCCCCTCCAAGGACCGCGTCGAGGCACCCTGCCCGTTCTCCGGCCCCGGCCGGTGCGGCGGCTGCGACTGGCAGCACGCCGCGCCGGGCGCCCAGCGCCGCCTGAAGGCCGCCGTCGTCAGCGAGCAGCTGGCCCGCCTCGCCGGCCTCACCCCCGAGGAGAGCGGCTGGGACGGCACCGTCGAACCGGCGCCCGGCGACAAGGTCGCCAAGGGCGAGGTCCCGGCCTGGCGCACCCGCGTCCAGTACGCCGTGGACGCCGACGGCCACCCCGGCCTGCGCAAGCACCGCTCGCACGACATCGAGCCGGTCACCCACTGCATGATCGCCGCCCCCGGCGTCTCCGAACTCGGCATCGAGCGGCGCACCTGGCCGCAGATCGCCACCGTCGAGGCGATCGCCGCCACCGGCTCCCACGACCGCCAGGTCGTCCTCACCCCCCGCCCCGGCGGCCGCCTCCCGATCGTCGAACTCGACAAGCCGGTCTCCGTCCTCCGCGTCAACGAGAAGGACGGCGGCGTCCACCGCGTCCACGGCCGCCCCTTCGTCCGCGAACGCGCCGCCGGCCGCACCTGGCGGGTCGGCAACGGCGGCTTCTGGCAGGTCCACCCCAAGGCCGCCGACCTCCTCGTCGAGGCCGTCATGCAGGGCCTGATGCCCAAGCGGGGCGACATGGCCCTCGACCTCTACTGCGGCGTCGGCCTCTTCGCCGGCGCCCTCGCCGAGCGCGTCGGCGACAAGGGCGCCGTCCTCGGCATCGAATCGAGCAAGCGCGCCGTCGAGGACGCCCGCCACAACCTCGCCGACCTCGACCGCGTCCGCATCGAACAGGGCAAGGTCGAGCAGATCCTCCCCCGCACCGGCATCACCGACGTCGACCTCGTCGTCCTCGACCCGCCCCGCGCCGGCGCCGGCAAACAGACCGTCCACCACCTCGCCACCCTCACCCCCCGCCGCATCGCCTACGTCGCCTGCGACCCGGCCGCGCTCGCCCGCGATCTCGCATACTTCCGCGAGGTCGGCTACGCGCCGCGACGGATGCGGGCCTTCGACCTCTTCCCGATGACGCATCATGTGGAGTGCGTGGCGATCCTTGAAAAGGCCGCGAAGGGCTCCTGA
- a CDS encoding TIGR02677 family protein has product MTSDTSLTPEHSQPSAPGHYSPFAHLTTPNAPLYRQVMRAFLAAKERFAVHLRPEDVYAALDAGSRPADLEAVTQALDKLVGWGNLRADPDHARVTAVEDFYRRRFIYQLTRAGEAAEAALGTYDEVLGRRGELQAVALHDIVTQLRALLVIAAEDEPDPAMTYVALSVLTARFTDLADNARAFMGSLQRTIDLHGIEVEAFLAYKDRLIQYLERFIQDLITLGGRIALLIAELEEQERVGPLLRLAAAREAADAAPEDAERAETVAYERWAARWSGLAEWFVSGEGRESQARLLRGRALSSIPQLLAVVRQLNERRAGRSDRSADFRTLARWFAQAPDDAARHRLWRVAFGLHSSRHLTVDADTLAERTAAPEPASTPWSEARPLRISPQLRRTGSYERRGRPRRVADRGEAKRRLAEIAARQMEETRRARDRLVTGGPVRLSRLGELEPLAFQLFLRLLGDALATWRPGTTTTAATSGDGSMEIRLTALDDGSTAEVRTPDGVFCGPDHLIDIVDLTSGQGDRAAPASAPVPLPAPRRDTAPQLAEDR; this is encoded by the coding sequence ATGACCTCCGACACCTCCCTGACGCCCGAACACTCACAGCCCTCCGCCCCTGGCCACTACTCTCCGTTCGCCCACCTCACCACCCCCAACGCCCCCCTCTACCGCCAGGTGATGCGGGCCTTCCTCGCCGCCAAGGAGCGGTTCGCGGTGCACCTGCGGCCGGAGGACGTGTACGCAGCCCTGGACGCGGGGAGCCGGCCCGCCGACCTCGAAGCGGTGACGCAGGCGCTGGACAAGCTCGTGGGGTGGGGCAACCTGCGGGCCGATCCGGACCACGCTCGGGTGACGGCGGTCGAGGACTTCTACCGCAGGCGGTTCATCTACCAGCTAACCCGGGCCGGTGAGGCCGCCGAGGCGGCGTTGGGGACGTACGACGAGGTCCTGGGGCGGCGCGGCGAACTCCAGGCGGTCGCACTGCACGACATCGTCACGCAGCTGCGGGCGCTCCTGGTGATCGCCGCAGAGGACGAGCCCGACCCGGCCATGACGTACGTCGCGCTGTCCGTGCTGACGGCGCGGTTCACCGACCTCGCCGACAACGCCCGTGCCTTCATGGGCTCGCTCCAGCGCACCATCGACCTCCACGGTATCGAGGTCGAGGCGTTCCTCGCCTACAAGGACCGGCTGATCCAGTACCTGGAGCGGTTCATCCAGGACCTCATCACCCTCGGCGGGCGCATCGCTCTGCTGATCGCGGAGCTGGAGGAGCAGGAACGGGTCGGTCCGCTGCTGCGGCTCGCCGCCGCCCGCGAGGCCGCCGACGCCGCCCCTGAGGACGCCGAGCGGGCGGAGACTGTGGCGTACGAGCGGTGGGCCGCGCGGTGGTCCGGGCTCGCCGAGTGGTTCGTGTCGGGGGAGGGACGGGAGTCGCAGGCCAGGCTCCTGCGCGGGCGAGCGCTCAGCTCGATCCCGCAACTCCTGGCCGTCGTACGGCAGCTCAACGAGCGGCGGGCCGGACGCTCGGACCGCTCGGCCGACTTCCGTACGCTGGCACGCTGGTTCGCCCAGGCGCCAGACGACGCGGCCCGGCACCGGCTGTGGCGGGTGGCGTTCGGGCTGCACTCCTCCCGGCACCTCACCGTCGACGCCGATACCCTCGCCGAACGGACGGCCGCCCCGGAACCGGCCTCCACCCCGTGGAGCGAGGCGCGACCGCTCAGGATCAGCCCCCAGTTGCGCCGCACCGGCAGCTACGAACGGCGCGGCAGGCCGCGCCGGGTGGCCGACCGGGGTGAGGCGAAGCGCCGGCTCGCCGAGATCGCCGCCCGGCAGATGGAGGAGACCAGGCGGGCACGGGACCGCCTCGTGACGGGCGGACCGGTGCGGCTGTCCCGGCTCGGCGAACTCGAACCGCTCGCCTTCCAGTTGTTCCTGCGGCTGCTCGGCGACGCGCTCGCCACCTGGCGGCCGGGCACGACCACCACCGCGGCCACCAGCGGGGACGGTTCGATGGAGATCCGGCTGACCGCCCTCGACGACGGATCGACAGCCGAAGTGCGCACTCCCGACGGTGTGTTCTGCGGCCCCGACCACCTGATCGACATCGTCGACCTCACGTCGGGGCAGGGTGACCGCGCCGCACCGGCATCGGCACCGGTTCCCCTCCCTGCACCGCGTCGGGACACCGCTCCCCAGCTTGCGGAGGACCGATGA
- a CDS encoding TIGR02678 family protein, with the protein MSGPLAEVLDGQRQADLQKAARALLKEPLLTADGPYADEFKLVRRHTAELREWFERNVGWTLRTDADAARLRKTPGTLTDATHPAREAARSALPFTRRRYVLLCLALAALERGEWQVALGRLAEQVVLAAADPELVAAGITFTLERRDERLDLAAVVRLLLRLGVLRRVAGDEDAYVSGSGDVLYDVRRRVLAGMPASLRGPSIVEAEGFEERLVEMTASTVLDSDELRFRAVRWKLTRILLDDPVLYYDDLTDDELAYLTRQRGFITARINELTGLVPEVRAEGIAMVDPMDHLTDARMPEQGTHGHITLLLAGHLARAAGAVEPAELAARVREMAVEHGGFWSKSAREPGAEPELVEQALDRLVALGLAERTEQGVVPRPALARYAVGEPVVRERGRPRRSATTEQPVQDVQPVQDER; encoded by the coding sequence ATGAGCGGCCCCCTCGCCGAGGTCCTCGACGGCCAGCGGCAGGCCGATCTCCAGAAGGCTGCACGCGCCCTGCTGAAGGAGCCGCTGCTCACCGCCGACGGACCGTACGCCGACGAGTTCAAGCTGGTGCGCCGGCACACCGCCGAGCTGCGGGAGTGGTTCGAACGCAACGTCGGCTGGACGCTGCGCACGGACGCCGATGCCGCACGGCTGCGCAAGACGCCGGGCACCCTCACCGACGCCACGCACCCGGCGCGCGAGGCCGCCCGCAGCGCCCTGCCCTTCACCCGCCGCCGCTACGTCCTGCTCTGCCTGGCCCTGGCCGCGCTGGAACGGGGCGAGTGGCAGGTGGCGCTCGGACGCCTCGCCGAGCAGGTCGTCCTGGCCGCCGCCGATCCCGAACTCGTCGCCGCCGGGATCACGTTCACTCTGGAGCGGCGCGACGAGCGCCTCGACCTCGCGGCCGTCGTCCGCCTGCTGCTGCGGCTCGGGGTGCTGCGGCGGGTCGCCGGCGACGAGGACGCCTATGTCAGCGGATCGGGCGACGTGCTGTACGACGTGCGGCGGCGCGTGCTGGCCGGGATGCCCGCGTCCCTGCGGGGTCCCTCCATAGTCGAGGCCGAGGGCTTCGAGGAGCGCCTGGTGGAGATGACCGCGTCGACCGTGCTCGACAGCGACGAGCTCAGGTTCCGGGCGGTCCGCTGGAAACTGACCCGCATCCTGCTGGACGACCCGGTGCTGTACTACGACGACCTGACCGACGACGAACTGGCCTACCTGACCCGGCAGCGCGGCTTCATCACCGCCCGCATAAACGAGCTGACGGGACTCGTCCCGGAGGTCCGGGCCGAGGGCATTGCCATGGTCGACCCGATGGACCACCTCACGGACGCGCGCATGCCGGAACAGGGCACCCACGGTCACATCACCCTGCTGCTGGCGGGGCACCTGGCCCGGGCGGCCGGGGCCGTCGAACCGGCGGAGCTGGCGGCCCGCGTACGGGAAATGGCCGTGGAGCACGGCGGGTTCTGGTCCAAGTCGGCGAGGGAACCGGGAGCGGAGCCCGAACTCGTCGAGCAGGCGCTGGACAGGCTGGTGGCGCTGGGACTCGCCGAGCGCACCGAACAGGGCGTCGTACCGCGGCCGGCCCTCGCGCGGTACGCGGTCGGCGAACCCGTGGTCAGGGAACGCGGACGGCCCCGCCGCTCCGCCACGACCGAACAACCCGTGCAGGACGTGCAGCCCGTGCAGGACGAAAGGTGA